From the Anaerolineales bacterium genome, one window contains:
- the ssb gene encoding single-stranded DNA-binding protein, translating to MFHTIILVGNLGRDPEMRYTPSGQAVCNLSVATNRTWSRDGEQQKETAWFRVTVWGRQAETVNQYLRKGRSVLVEGRLNPDENGNPRIWTGNDGQPRASFEVTAQTIRFLGGRGDEGGFDADQGMAPQSEDEIPF from the coding sequence ATGTTCCACACCATCATTCTTGTCGGCAATCTTGGCCGCGATCCTGAGATGCGCTACACACCCAGCGGTCAGGCGGTGTGCAATCTCAGCGTAGCCACCAACCGCACCTGGTCACGCGACGGCGAGCAGCAGAAAGAAACCGCCTGGTTCCGCGTGACGGTCTGGGGACGGCAGGCAGAGACGGTAAACCAATATCTGCGCAAAGGCCGCAGCGTCCTGGTCGAAGGCCGCCTCAACCCCGACGAAAATGGCAACCCGCGTATTTGGACCGGCAACGACGGCCAGCCACGCGCATCCTTCGAAGTCACGGCTCAAACCATCCGCTTCCTGGGAGGGCGCGGGGACGAAGGTGGTTTTGATGCGGATCAAGGCATGGCGCCACAATCCGAAGACGAGATCCCCTTCTAA
- a CDS encoding MarR family winged helix-turn-helix transcriptional regulator, translating to MDDDALMNQLRDWMEIFMRNSMRNFIRYAKENGLSMSQCGALIHLHHMGSAGVTDLGDHIGVSSAAASQMLDRLVQQDLIQRTEDPADRRVKQIVLTDKGQRIMEEAICARVSWLDDIFDLLSPGERKQITTALDTLIEKATQLRSPNESEH from the coding sequence ATGGATGATGATGCGCTCATGAATCAATTGCGTGATTGGATGGAAATCTTCATGCGCAACTCGATGCGCAATTTCATCCGTTATGCAAAGGAAAACGGGCTTTCAATGTCCCAATGTGGCGCATTGATCCATCTCCATCACATGGGCAGCGCCGGGGTCACCGATCTGGGCGATCACATCGGTGTGAGCAGCGCTGCGGCGAGCCAGATGCTGGATCGGCTGGTGCAGCAGGATTTGATCCAGCGCACCGAGGATCCGGCTGATCGTCGTGTCAAGCAAATTGTGCTGACGGATAAAGGTCAGCGGATAATGGAAGAGGCCATCTGTGCCCGCGTGAGTTGGTTGGATGATATATTCGATCTGCTTTCACCCGGTGAAAGAAAACAGATCACGACGGCGTTGGATACCTTGATCGAAAAGGCCACCCAACTGCGCTCTCCCAACGAATCCGAACACTGA
- a CDS encoding ABC transporter ATP-binding protein, which yields MLRLRKYLKPYAFFIVLSILLLFVQANANLALPDYLSKIVNNGIQQNGVENAVPIAVRQSEMERLQIFMSDDESSRVLDDYLLVKPGTPQAEQYIQDYPILATEPVYVRKDIARQEIDALNPIMGKSWLAVSGIERMIANPSQAPSMNLGFNFDLSKIPAGMDVFDFLKSLPAAQLTTVRDRIDEIATNLGASMTTQMAVEAVRTEYEALGVDTGQLQTNYILRTGGLMLLVSIVGGLCTIAVGYMAAKTAAGAARDVRKDVFKKVENFTSAEFDKFSTASLITRSTNDVTQIQRVIFMIMRLVIYAPILGVGAIIRAVDKSAQMWWIIAVIVGALLSVILVAFTMALPKFKIMQSLIDRLNLVMREHLSGMMVIRAFNKQDDEAARFDDANRKLTDTSLFIARVMVTMMPVMMLLMNGLSLGIIWVGAHQVAEANMQVGDMMAFLQYAMQIVFSFMMMSMMFIFLPRAAVSGDRIADVLETEIAIKDPEQPKQFRPDFHGEIEFRNVYFRYPGAMDDVLHDISFTAYPGETTAFIGSTGCGKSTVINLIPRFYDVTGGSISLDGIDVRDVRQHDLRDKIGYVPQKGMLFSGTIESNLRYADQDASDETLQKAVDIAQASDFIFADDDGFEAQVAQGGTNVSGGQRQRLAIARALVKMPPIYIFDDSFSALDFKTDSKLRMALEENTGDSTILIVTQRVATVKSADQIVVLEEGKVVGKGRHQELMQTCETYQEIARSQLSEEELA from the coding sequence ATGCTGCGATTGCGGAAATACCTGAAACCCTACGCCTTTTTCATCGTCTTATCCATCTTGCTGTTGTTCGTTCAGGCAAATGCGAATCTTGCGCTGCCTGATTATCTCTCGAAGATCGTTAACAACGGAATCCAGCAGAACGGCGTCGAAAACGCCGTGCCGATCGCCGTTCGTCAGAGCGAAATGGAACGGCTTCAAATCTTCATGAGCGATGATGAATCCTCACGCGTGTTGGACGATTATCTTCTCGTGAAGCCTGGCACGCCGCAAGCGGAGCAGTACATTCAAGATTATCCCATTCTGGCGACGGAGCCGGTTTACGTGCGCAAAGATATCGCTCGGCAGGAGATCGATGCTCTGAATCCCATCATGGGAAAGTCCTGGTTGGCCGTTTCCGGCATCGAACGAATGATCGCCAACCCGTCCCAGGCACCGTCGATGAATCTGGGATTCAATTTCGATCTCTCCAAGATACCGGCAGGGATGGATGTTTTCGACTTTCTGAAAAGCTTGCCGGCCGCTCAACTGACCACGGTAAGAGACAGAATAGACGAAATTGCCACGAACCTCGGGGCCAGCATGACCACCCAGATGGCCGTCGAGGCCGTTCGCACGGAATACGAGGCACTCGGTGTGGACACCGGCCAACTGCAGACCAATTACATCCTGCGCACGGGCGGCCTGATGCTCTTGGTATCGATCGTCGGCGGCTTGTGTACCATCGCCGTCGGCTACATGGCCGCCAAAACGGCTGCAGGAGCGGCACGCGACGTTCGTAAAGATGTGTTCAAAAAAGTGGAGAATTTCACCAGCGCGGAATTCGACAAGTTTTCAACAGCTTCGTTGATTACTCGTTCGACCAACGACGTGACCCAGATACAGAGGGTTATTTTCATGATCATGCGCCTGGTCATTTATGCCCCGATTCTCGGCGTCGGCGCCATCATCCGTGCCGTCGACAAGAGTGCGCAGATGTGGTGGATCATCGCTGTGATCGTCGGCGCATTGCTCAGCGTCATCCTGGTGGCTTTCACCATGGCGCTGCCGAAGTTCAAGATTATGCAGAGTCTGATCGACCGCCTCAACCTGGTGATGCGCGAGCATTTATCGGGAATGATGGTCATTCGCGCCTTCAACAAGCAGGATGACGAAGCGGCACGTTTTGACGACGCCAACCGTAAATTGACCGATACCAGTCTGTTCATCGCTCGCGTGATGGTCACGATGATGCCCGTGATGATGCTGCTGATGAACGGCTTATCGTTGGGCATCATCTGGGTCGGGGCGCATCAGGTCGCGGAGGCAAACATGCAGGTTGGTGACATGATGGCCTTCCTGCAGTACGCCATGCAGATTGTCTTCTCCTTCATGATGATGTCGATGATGTTCATCTTCTTGCCCAGGGCGGCGGTCTCCGGCGATCGCATCGCCGACGTGCTAGAAACCGAGATCGCCATCAAGGATCCGGAGCAGCCGAAGCAATTCCGGCCTGATTTCCATGGCGAGATCGAATTCCGCAACGTCTATTTCCGCTACCCGGGCGCGATGGACGACGTGCTGCACGATATCAGCTTCACCGCCTACCCCGGCGAGACCACGGCTTTCATCGGTTCGACGGGCTGCGGCAAATCGACGGTGATCAACCTCATCCCGCGTTTCTACGACGTGACCGGAGGAAGCATCTCCCTGGACGGGATCGATGTTCGCGATGTGCGGCAGCATGACCTGCGCGACAAGATTGGCTACGTTCCACAAAAAGGCATGCTGTTCTCGGGGACCATCGAAAGCAATTTGCGGTACGCCGATCAAGATGCCAGCGATGAAACCCTGCAGAAAGCCGTCGACATCGCCCAGGCCAGCGATTTTATCTTTGCCGACGATGATGGCTTCGAGGCACAGGTTGCCCAGGGAGGCACCAACGTTTCCGGCGGGCAGCGTCAGCGCCTGGCGATCGCCCGCGCACTGGTGAAGATGCCTCCGATCTATATCTTCGACGATAGTTTCTCGGCGCTGGATTTTAAAACCGATTCAAAGCTGCGCATGGCGCTCGAGGAAAACACCGGCGATTCAACGATTCTGATCGTCACGCAGCGTGTGGCGACGGTGAAGAGCGCCGACCAAATCGTCGTGCTCGAGGAAGGCAAGGTGGTGGGAAAAGGCAGGCATCAGGAATTGATGCAGACCTGCGAAACGTATCAGGAAATCGCCCGCTCGCAGTTGAGCGAGGAGGAGTTGGCATGA